aaaatttatcgtataaaatacgggttgggttgtttcattaatATGGttacgttatatgtagtaaatatgattttatataactaatagttattcgataaaataatattgatattagtagataaaaggtgtttcatcctataataataataataataataataataataataataataataataataataataataataataataataataataataataataataataataatagtgataactttactgaaaatgataattttaatatttttagtaataaaatgataataacaatattagtaataataatacttttactaataatgataatgataatgatattaatactaataatacttattttaataataataatgatattaatgatattaataataatgctaataataactattaatcataataattttaacgataatactaataataatactcattttaatgctAGTAGTAATTATagtcataataacactaataatattctcaataatcatattaattatgatgatagtaatattaataagtgTATTGTATAAATTTgtgttagtataataataataataataattaaaataagagGAGACTACCTTAACAGCTTAAAAAGAAATAAATGCCATAGCCCGgattcgaacccacaacctctcgtttAACACAAACACATCCAACCAGTCCCTCTGCCTTGCGTTTCAGATTTAGTTCCCCGTCTAATTCTATTTAAGCCGTAATTCTATTTCCCTTTATTCTCTCTTCAGCCCAACAACACAGGATACGTAGCCCAATAGCAGGCCCATCCGAAAATAAATTACTACACGTTTGTTTTGGACCAAGTAATATTTGATCAAACCCAATTTGATTAGGTTCTAATAAACTGTACGTGAATCAGGTTTTTGGTTTCAATCGAAATAAAAAAAACACATAGCAGCAGCTCTTCAATGATTCTGTGGTGTTCTAACGAAACAGGAAAAGGAATGAAGCAGTAACAGTTTgttaaacatcatcatcttcatgattTGTCGTCATCGTGACAtcacataaaatcatcatcatcattaatcaacaTCATCGATCATTAACATCATGAATAACATCATTATACAACATCACGATATCAAAGGTATCCTAGCATCGTTTttaccatcatcatcaagatcatcaAGCGTAACCATCATCACCTTCTTATTCATAATCTAATTATCATCACCAAACATAACCATCATAATCATCTTCAGCATCAGATATCATTAATCTCATCGTCCCTCCCATCAGAAAAAATGTAGGGGTGGCTCACGGCCCAAACTACTACTGTAATACAAATTCACGGCCCATCATAACAATCCCTTGGCCCAACATTGAAAGAATTAGAATTCGACCCATATTCATGGTTTAAAATCAATTTTCCTATTTTCGTAAAAGAACAAAATCACATATTTTAATTACTTGAAATCGAATCACTCACATGTGTTTGTTGTCCCACCCGTAAAGTAATTGTCTGGAGTTGGTAATCTTATTGAATAAAATATTCACGTTGACACATCCACACAATTATGTGGTACAGCTACTACTTTCGTTTATTTTTACAAGTTCATGAATTAAACAGTAACCGTACCCTTTTTATAAGTTCTTTGCATCAAAAAATCGAAAGGAAATAGTAATAAGTTATTTGATATGGGTGACGGTTATTTTGAGTTCGTCAAGGGTTGTTCCGGCGGTGGTGACGATGGAGTTCAACTGTTAACTCAGCTAGCAACAAGAAGTGGGTCAAATATGATGATGAAGGTGATCAATGATGGTGATATGGATGTTGGGTTTGTGTTGTGATCACAAGAAATTGATGGAATGGGTGACGGTTAAAGGGTGGCAATGGAATTGGTGATGTTTAAGGTGAAGGTGGTCATCAACGTGATGTTGTTCGATTTGTAACAGAAATAGAAACGTGCACTAGCAATATGTTATAAGCTGGAAAACAAAGTTGTTGAAGGTTTGCTTAACACCATAGGAAATTTAAACAGGCTATAGCAATAGCTGTAAAATAGAAACTTTGATCAAATAGCAACAATGTTTAAGTGGGTTCGATAACGGTGTCGTTTGATGTTTGATGGTGGTGATCTCATGGGCTAATACAGAAACAATAGTGTAGGTGGTGTAAGGTAGGTGTTTTGAATTGGGTGGTGATTGACATGGTGATATCAAGTTTTGTCCAGTTGATGATGGTTAACGAGTTTAAAACAAACAGAATAGAGCAGGTGATGTTGTTCATGATGAtagaggaagagagagagagagataatgaAGGAGATGGTGGCCGGAGTGATGGTTGAGGTGGTGGCGATGTGTTGTTCATGGTGACCGAAGAAAGTGGTGATGATGATTCAAGTAGGAACAGAAAAATGGAATGGTTGGTGATGATTATTCTTAGTGCAGCTGTAAAGAAGCCTTTTATCtatcacatacatatacatatagttataACTTAGatcaataaattaataataataatataatattaattaattattaattataatatacgaTCAATCATAGAGTTTAGAAGAACAGTTTAGCAGCTGGTCACTATGCCATTATTCTACCGACACCTTTCAATTACGAAtaatatatcgtgctccgttgttaaattagtggtggataaaagttcttagaaaaattctaaaattttaaattaagtatctttatttattttggttattatggtatagaATTTGGTCATTAaccattaaataaatattacattaattattcactcccaaccccaagtagaGTATAActagttttaaaatttatcaaataacttctaaatgtattattaataagcctataatttataaaaactcatttttggatcaccgtttattttaaaatcacataagttccttttaacTCGCTTACTATTAATCGAATAAAAATTGAACGTTACCTTggcttactaaataacttcgaaatttcttatatatatatatatatatatatatatatatatatatatatatatatatatatatatatatatatatatatatatatatatatatatatacatatataacatactttatatattcacttttataataaattttaatatatcttatattaatttacatatttatttataacaaattgtatataatagtttattaatattcttatgcataattatttatatttacttatttatgtatatttatctatttactaataatggttcgtgaatcgtcggaaatggtcgaagtcaaatgatttcataaaacaaaattcaaaattttgagactcaatattacagactttgcttatcgtgtcaaaattaaataagaattaagtttaaatttggtcggaaatctccgggtcgtcacaattcatGCGATTCATGGTCCTTCGGCATGCTTAAATGTAGGCGATTCCCGTCGATGTTTTGTGATTGCGGGTGGGTGACGGAAAGATGATTTGTTTTTGGAAAGATAAATGGAAAGATCAGATGATTCTTCAATAAAAATATCCCCGTCTTTTCCATCTCGAGGTAAACAATGTAAACTAGTGGACCGTTTGGTTAATGGTAATTGGGTTTGGCAATGGGTGCGTCAATTTTCGGGTACCCGAGCTGCAACTCAACTAGTTGATTTGGTTGCTGATCTAGGTTCTATTCAGTTCACGTAAGATCCTGATTCGTGGTCTTGGTATATTGCAAACGATGGTGTCTTTCAGGTGGCAAGCACAAGAAGATACATCGATGATCATGTTCTTTGGGTGACACTATTTGTACTTATTGGGGGAAGTCTATTCCTCGCATGGTTAATGTCTTTATGTTGAGGGTGTTGCGTGATAGGTTGCCGACACGGTTAAACTTTCCAGCTCGTGTATGGATATCGAGGACATCCGATGTCCTCTTTGGTCATATCGTGTGGAGTCGTTATCGCACTTGTTGTTTACATGTGATGTTGCTTTGGATATTTGGAGGAAAGTTAGAATTTTGGTTCACATTCATCTTTCGGTTTTCAATGAATGGGGAGAATGGTTCGCGTGGTTTCAAGTGTGGTCAAGTACATCGAGCTCAAAGATGCGTGTGTATGCGATTGCTATATCCTCGATGTGGATTCTATGAGGTTCAGAAACACGTCTCTTTTTTACCCGACCAAATTGAAGAAGAATGATTTATTTGACTTAATTCGATTGTATTCTTTTAAGTGGATCTCTGATAGAGGGAAACATATTGTTGATTGGAATGTTTGGCTTATTAAGCCGTGTAAGTTTTTTCATTGCGGTTATGGAtgatcagtatttggtttgaaactgtTTAACACGAAAACCAAATCGGAACAAAACCGaaaaaaaccgaaaccgaatttgaaaaacgatTTTCGGATCGAGTAAAAtcaaaaccgaatttgaattcggttttcggttttgaaaattctgaatttggGTTAAACCGAAAACCAAATTCAAAACCGCATTCAAAAATTTTAATATAtctaatttgtatatttattttttaatgTCATTATATTTTGGGATCCAATCATTTAAATAGGTTCTCACTCATATATGACGATTAGGTGGCGTACATTATatttatgttactcaaattattatgttcatcTTCTTAATAACGGAAGCAGTTTACGTCACAATTAAGCTgtcaatattaataaatcatcgaaatcTAGTTTATTTAATAGTACGTTATTGTTTTAGGTTGTAAATAACTACGATATCAATAACGCCATAATTAAACTACcacaattttgaatttttttttctagattttcggttttaaccaaaccgaattcgaattcggtttttcCAAAAAgaaattcaaaaccgaatacaccgaacaaaccaaaaaccgaaccgatgaacacccctagttgCGCCTCTTCCTAGTTTTTCGCTATAGAGGTGGTAGCTTAATGAATTCCCTCGTTAAAAAGGATTGTTTCTAGATTTTGTCAAGTCGTATTTTCTGCAGATGACATTATGGGTGGGCCGATGGGTTGAGTAATGGGTCAAAACTGGTTCATGTTGAAATGTGTTAGGTTGGGTTTACCTACAATGCGTTATGTCCAAAACAAATTTTTTAATAGGTAATGTGTTATACATGTAAGTTGTTAAAGAAGGTGTATACTTATAGAAAGGGATTATCACTTAAATTTCCATTTTTTCGATATTTTTTTGCCTCAGAACTCATAAATTTCTTTTTGAGCCAATTTACCCACGCAAGGCACAAGTGTCATCTTCCTCATGCCTGCATACCATAATCAATTTTTCtttcagacatttcatcaaacaccttaagTGTACTGTTTCAATCATTCCAAGCACTATTTCCTCTTGTATTGAGATTATATCTTGAACGACTTTCAACTCATTGATTATAGTATGCAGACAGGAGTAAGAGACACCTCGCTCCTTGCTCTCAGGTGGAAGAAAGGTCGCAAGAGACACCTTGCTCCTTTCTCCCAGGTGGAAACAAGGTCGCAAgaagcaccttgcgtccttgcttccaccagGGAGCAAGGAGCAAGATGACACCTTGCGCCCTTGCTCTGGCAAATTGACAAAATCAATATATGAGTTCTGAGGCAAAAAGGTAAGAAAAATGAGCATTTAAGTGAGAATCCCTGATTAAAATAGACTTTGGATCACTTTTGTTCTGTTCGACCCATTCGACTGTTTCTGTTTAGATGGCCCAATTTGACCAGATAAAAAAGACCCAAGTTTtggattatttataaaaaaaaaaagtgatATTATGCTTCCTCTTTCTATGTCAACCATCGTGACTTTTCACACTATGTAGTACTAATAACCTACGTTTGTAACTTATCCAAATGGGTTTGACTTTTCCAAATGAGGGTGACTTTTAATAACTAACTAGTCCGGCTCGTgcgttgcggcgggggctttcgaccTGCGTATTCATATCTAATGTAGCGTTGTgccgttgtgtatttacagaggggaaaacggGCCGTCTGTTAAGCGCCGTTGTAGGTGTCATCGTCTTCAGTGTTTtttaaaagtatccgtttcgaacgtaattagtttcgttttgttgattaaattatttcgagtctaatggtgctgtcgaaaaaatttaactcgcgtcgaggaggaagatacgggttgtTGTTGTGTTTAGTgtattttaaaaagtgtccgtttcgaacgtggttagtttcgttttgttcataaaattatttcgagtctgacgttgccgtcggaaaaatttaactcgtgccgagcgggaagatacgggttgtcattgtgtttagcgttattttgagaagtgtccgtttcgcgtatagttagttccgTTGGGTTCGGAAAATTTCTTCGAGTTaaacggtggtctctgaaaaatttaactcgcacccagcgagaagataggacccgttataaattcgggtggagttagtttcttttattttaattagattatatatttacactttttaccccttaaaagtgtaaacttgagggactatTGTGGAAATATAggcgaagttgagggaccggttgtaatgtgaacgcaaagccAAAACTACAATCAATTATTACTAAAACTACACCATTTGCcaccgctttttttttttttttttcagcgaaAAACGGAAAAACTCTTATAACAAAAGGAAGATCATCCAAAGAATGGAACCTCCTTAAAACTTACAAACCATGAAACCGAGCGACACTAAACAAAACGCAAAACAAAGCTCGAAACACCAACAACAAAGACAAATACCCGCGAGACACAAAAAGAAACCTATCGATACAAAAGAAGAAAATCAATCTACCTGAATACTGGAAGATTAAGATACAACTAGAGACCAAAAGGAAGATTGCCAACGCCCGAAACGAAAACGCTTAAGCGTCTTTGATGAATTCGCCAAACACCTCCAACTCCTCGACGTGAGTCAATTTCTTTTTTCTTCCGTTTCTTGGTTTGATAACTTGCTCCGAGTCGGAGGGTGGTCTACTAGAATTACAAACGACACCTTTTTGAACGCCGTCCATATTATCCATCATATTATCAAAAACCACAAAAGAATCAACCTTGTCATTCTTACATGAAACCAAATCTAAAGGTTTTTTACCAATAGATTTATCGAATTTGGAAGCAATGGAATCAAAACAAATTGGGCCTTTCACACACCCCTCCGTCGACCCATTTATCGAATTTGCCACCGCTTTTAGTATAGAACGTTAGaaagttaataataattaattaataattaataataatacggagtactaCGTAACTTCTAGTAACTAGCAAATAATAGCTACTTGACTTTAAATCCAACGAATATGTCCAACTAATTAGCACTTATCTGAGTTTAATACCAACAATTGATACCATGTTTaagttattatttttttatatgtgTATAATTCTAAATCTTTATTAACCAAAACATGTGAGAGAtcgagagaaacttaacaaatggaTATTCAACAGGAGGGTTCGATGAAGACGATGGGGGATGGACGACACAACGAGGAGCACGCAAAGGCAACTTCTACAGGGACCGATCTGCAAGTGCTAACAAGAATCCACTAACGTCATTCATGTTCTATAATTTCCCTGAAACTTGGGGCGTGAATGAATTATGGATGATGTTCACCAAGTTTGGTACAGTTCGGGATGTGTACATGGCTAGAAAGAGGCTTCAAAATGGGCACCGCTTTGGTTTTGTAAGGTTTGAATGGGTAGCAAACGTTGATAACATGCTTGTTCAACTCAACAGGGTGCAAATTCAAGGTTAGGGTCTGAGAGCTTTCAAAGCACGTGAGAGAAACAATGTTCAACAAAACATGAATGCGAACAGGCCTCGATACTCTTCATATCATACGTCATCGGAGAATAACAAAGCAAGGAAAGAAGAGGTGGTTTGGAGAATGAATATCTCTTAAGTTCCAAAAGACGAAAACAAAGTGTGGAAAAAAGTCACTAAGGATGATGatgtaaaccctaaccctaaaaacaAAACTGATTTTACGAAAAATATTCTGACTCCAGCTGAACTATATCACAACAATGATTCTTCACGTCGATTTGTACAATTTAGAGAGCCCAAAGATAAAAACCCAAGTGTTGAAGATGATAATATTAGAGTTGTTATCATCGGTGAGGATGAAGAAAATGACAATTTGCTTCATACTGCTGTAGTCGGCAAAGTTGCAAATCATGAGCTACTACACCAGATCCAGAGTGATATATTCTTATTCTTTACGTTTATATATAAATTAAGTGTGTGTACAGTTCTGCATTTTTACAAGTTGTGTATGTAGCCCCTTTGAGAGGGAGAAGGGTAAAATTAACATTTGAATTGAACACAACAAACATAAATTATTCATTAAACATACCCATATAATAGTCCTGATACAAAAGTTGTCACACAAAGGAAAATAGTAGAGCATTCGGCATATATTCTACACGACCGCTAACGATAGCGCTAGTATTATACATTATTCATCTTTTTTGGAAATGCAAGGCCCCAAGCATATATATACATGGTATCTTTTGGAGATTTTCAACCACGCAACCACTAGGCCACTCCTTGGGGTTATTATTCATtattcatatataatatataaacgaaAATAAGCAACACCCTGATATATGATATATATCACATGGGCACTGAATCGACGAGCAATAGTGTAATAATCTTTTTCAGGGTCTTGTCTGGAAAAGTGAGGCCGTCATCGTATTGGTAAACCACATCAATCATATGGGCAAGTTTAACAATTGGCGCAATTAAATCCATTGGTAACTCCCTTGGCTTTAGGCTTCCCTCATTTATATCTTTGTGTGCATCTTCAACCTTTTTATTGAGCTCTTCAATAGCGATGCTTTCTGACACCCCAAAAGTCTTGATATATGCTTCTACACTTGTTGCTGCTGGAGCCCTTTGGCGCTCATACTTCATATATATGCACGTTTTATGTTGTTATTAGACTATGTAATTAATTATTACAAAAAGgtttatacattttaacttatactcCATTCGTCATGAAATAACTATCATATTTTATCAATTGAAAGTCTTTCTTTTCAACTAATTTGGGTTCAAATACTAATACTATTAGATGTTTAACAAATTAATTCATATAGTTAATACTAGTATAAATTCCAGCAGATTAAGTTACTATTAGAAGttgtaatcatattcataataagctACTAATTAAAGTACCTCAAATGACATCACATCGTCACGGAGTCTTGAAATTGTCTCTGAAGCTTTCAAGATCTTCGGATGACTCTGGTACCAAACGTAAGCTTCTTTCGTGACAATCTTGCCCATACCAATTAGGGCAGATTTAGAAAGAAGGTCCTTTGTGGAAGTTGTTAAACCGATCTTCATATACTCTTCATATGATGGCACCTCTTTATTATTTCTCCATTCAGCCTCTATAAGGTAGCATCTAGCCATTTCTTGAAACTGGATTTTTGTGATATATACATGAGAAAAAATAAATATCAAACTCAAGAATATCTCATTGAAACAGTAAAATCTAGCTAGAATAATCGAGACATATATATACCGCTTGTTTGGAAGCATCAATGAAATATGTTGTCCCTTTTTGAGCTAGTATTTCATCGTTGAAACCGGCATACTCGTTCAATAAAATTTCATAAAACGGTTTCATGTACTCCGGAAGATCGCCCATAGCACTAAGTTCCCACCTACAGAAAGATAATACTAATTAATCGATCATTTCATCATAATTAGTCAACCTATTCATTCTGCAGGGAAATAGTAGTAAACAACTGGTTACCTATTTATTGCAGCGGTTAGAAGTCGCACCTCCTCAATGGTAGCATATGCATCAAATGTATCATCCAGCACTAACAAAAGTAACACGGTTTTGGTGGTTATGATTCTGGCTTGAGAGTAATAAGGCTCAATATATATTGCCAACATCCATACATAGATCTCAGGTACTCTGTCTCTTACATAAGGAGTTATCACTTTGAAGTTCATATCATTCCACCACCTAAatgagtagtagtagtagtagtagtagtataagtTAGTTAACATTCAAATTATCAAAATTCGAACTTTAAAGGCTCAACTATAAGTAAGCAAAAATCTTCTTTATGAATTTCGTTGAATTTTGTTTTTTGGaacatttatataataatatactgTACTAAAAAGGCTCCCTAGCAAGTGTCTAGGAAAACAAAAAATCAGTATTACAATGGTTTTAAAAGCCACACGTTCCAATTACTTTATGAATTTCGTTGCATTAATTTAACGCAAAGTTTATTTAGTACGGAGTACTAATTATATTAACTAGGAAATGCATTAATTCATCATATATATCTTACTTTGAGACGATTCGAAGTTCTtccttttgttgtagttgcaaaTAGTTGAAATGAATCTTTGCAAGCGTCACGAGTGGATCGTGTCTCGAACATTCATCCTCATAATGTAACAAACATAACCTTGACCTTACCATTGGATGCCCACGATGAAAGGGTTTCTCTAATGCGTGTTTCACTTGGCATGCAAGATTACCATCAAGCGTTTTCTCAACTTTTTCGAGTTGAGCTTTAGTGAATGCAAATGCTTCATCAAGAATAGATTCCCCTCTTATCCTTAATTGGGAAGACTCGTAGAAACTTAGCATCCCCCTAACATCCGCAACAATGACTTCTTTGAATGTACCCGAATTACAATCCTTGAACTTGTTAAACACATCTGCACGTACGCGTACCAATTAATTAGTTGTCATTTGTTTCTGCAACGTCATATAGATTCAACAATCTTATACCATAGgacgtgtgtgtgtatatatatatatatatatatatatatatatatatatatatatatatatatatatatatatatatatatatatatagtggtaggatcaagagggaagtaaccattcggggggaagcggggggaagcaaaaactttttttttttcgttttttttaaaaaactttgttcacgaacattatagatgagatgaaaatatgaacatttagtagagacactttgtgataaatgtttttattttggcgggaaaacgctcgaagaagtaatatataacaattatcgtgtttttcgagcgtattttgaggttttagctattggcgtttagatattagggtttagatattaaggtttatagggtttagaaatttagggt
This genomic stretch from Rutidosis leptorrhynchoides isolate AG116_Rl617_1_P2 chromosome 11, CSIRO_AGI_Rlap_v1, whole genome shotgun sequence harbors:
- the LOC139876977 gene encoding alpha-copaene synthase-like, whose protein sequence is MEEPKEQVRRMIIDPTMDTNEKMSLIYFVYRLGLTYIFLEDIECQLDKLFKELQLQDHYREADLFTISVHFQVFRNHGYKLSCDVFNKFKDCNSGTFKEVIVADVRGMLSFYESSQLRIRGESILDEAFAFTKAQLEKVEKTLDGNLACQVKHALEKPFHRGHPMVRSRLCLLHYEDECSRHDPLVTLAKIHFNYLQLQQKEELRIVSKWWNDMNFKVITPYVRDRVPEIYVWMLAIYIEPYYSQARIITTKTVLLLLVLDDTFDAYATIEEVRLLTAAINRWELSAMGDLPEYMKPFYEILLNEYAGFNDEILAQKGTTYFIDASKQAFQEMARCYLIEAEWRNNKEVPSYEEYMKIGLTTSTKDLLSKSALIGMGKIVTKEAYVWYQSHPKILKASETISRLRDDVMSFEYERQRAPAATSVEAYIKTFGVSESIAIEELNKKVEDAHKDINEGSLKPRELPMDLIAPIVKLAHMIDVVYQYDDGLTFPDKTLKKIITLLLVDSVPM